One segment of Anopheles stephensi strain Indian chromosome 3, UCI_ANSTEP_V1.0, whole genome shotgun sequence DNA contains the following:
- the LOC118514507 gene encoding microtubule-associated protein futsch-like, giving the protein MDDFDTATYSIESEPDRKQISLDDVILPTVRRSAIQIVSLSPRRQAKRTGPLTTAGADNSTMQVTKLVLKTPPGSPKRQPKPPGVIIKSIQTLAGPGLTGSSSVLTEKRNLPATAASDETVASYRITPILSPQNKDTRKEFEVRRTERERATNDFQDFLRESFKENKTPPSTPPPPPSSAIEVTRIVEKGSSEADSTSASLIPHKSAGRSGSQRVERLHPAREEQKADGETQCAAQAAQFVPATQQPVAARRSLLMETPKQADIVQPAIELITAESINQPPGELSVTSIKMPPPPQIANQESHVTVETAKSAQPAAQVRPKPPYKPTSSTITKSAAVVEDAKKKEKSYDPAKAREFMREQQAKRRMEKKENPVGVSGSSKGGTAEKDLIKQRLETLRQSSQKLVSKNLQKARKRSVSCAPKEVANLNKRPPTGKDKDPASVPCNDRRSSIRPTMGLRKFASTPSLRLIKKDKDPQDFKPAVVLKPKDPSPDIPPKPLSAGSRGSDLRLGKESSSGRSTNPSTASTISKSSIKIGILRKPDHLTLEDIVPQSPLKVSQAISLPTKPKVNAQLIEINAEDDSSEPKTAAEKELKLQVPAVMLVPANACALPVKQLKQPEGSVTSNKVEEIPAREVPQSQPVKSIPSWLKQSLRQPDPYPFILAVRKKLEAVQSVRDERDKPTACKELEQKQVEQKMPSTRYSSYMNEIESVPFIRKGFATAGQRTEESALNKRPFGNVQEEASSIVTKISPCSSPNTTSDISSIKSDLALPLPPLLSSTKIEIPAGPHDSAATSGPISPLSVERISQMKIATPGNTTARSPHHDRKVLEKTRASSPSRPHAAVHNTSNISHLDRSQKELEYQRLLESFNRSLTHVIEVNQQLYSALKNVPTTAAMPLFPQDVLRLRDEMTQTSLPMPRASTATGSETVDSDQQGGKASDAITTTASNYSDDFEHQSQTEAPPPPTTPHETVASPSTTASSSATSSSSSSANSSARSDTGESTAKSSSQSSSTSSSFDRNEPVVASPREHVPSRPETNATDDERKATSNTTTAHSSDFDSRSFSLSDSHNNTTNNHPPMPEEYLPSFEESLRRKRYSSDREQRTEMEENHEEQKRANKQISRESSIDEEIQPSQDEERSYSFKHSENANDSKVNSFLPLVASSSEDSVTKSNQRTQQPNKDSLLYVENPDATINSELLTAMFNRTDLEVSILSTTVSETNLSYSSIGMYDQLIQNERSKEEHLVSRVQSKQKALLNRAKGQLAWLELQKQRYREKGLTDQVTAVKKKQRAILLRLQKDRAELNRALKSSTESSRTMTANDPVLTSKMVDSKLNSYCSSPVANNSGSLTLRKSSSSLRIARHQHSRTPEGAERGIPGTTTTTTTTTSNSIQIAIRGRELEPNDRLEDILTRREEELRKRKEHVQHLLEWHRKLEREEEELMAVEDRLLAYNSRKLETANAPRRHEITIEQRVQRIEKSLKTLQSIPSTVARRDQEQAQGRDSDIGDKEPPESAEEIVLTGGSKLNKFWYRLTGIEEQRYEPERNYPITRHHMEALFEDAKRCVLERFQRNEGQLKEALLDQSIKIVRRKGASDTDANTTGSVEDQEKSLQSTAVCEETVRTVEEQKESQHDDATVAGNETTYTERTGDDLVVVVRQEEPDAMDGGELPPMVEDAKCLLSSTVNGWSPGSRRSIESVEFHTLEETSTPYQSALRNDEQEVTVEEEPVKSESYSTTFEQQSVGGVEAGDESQLLIEDMSLPPMLLNNTSLKLESDEDSTSSSSCESSATVELSAPLATAEEQVQEELPNGEGDDLGTISSDTSISIAQSLEEASEGSSHGSTPTTVTPTIVAESIESKDVAATDEQHPPADEAEDGGVESVSPKQNSSNVPSEVASDNSYEEDIFHTKSSSVSGSAQATTSELAKRLATLHDELEELSETFERTPLMKSPVTAAASVASKSDHFEDQNSSEETITFDYEDDRAESPSPSGDPSKDDDDKASIDATVSQNAAKIEVKLRSKVLSSSGDTVAIVAGSGSVYGRDYPAPLQQLYHHHQTEPPVSSSSSPNIGVRMPDIINEAEVLRRQQLQIEQEIKELEQQVGFFREIPNKPPPPYIPPANGSPLALLFPSEPRIDELIDGRVEELHRDRIAPENLRSDHVTNVYEKLILDMCKELYRDLRPAEPTVSFRTIPHDKRPLVFHNPPDALRCMKDYLRGKIRRVLNDAQLALQQQQHQHQQHQLLLHHQLQQQQQQQTHPSHPQLHHHHLLHHGHCTATMPFLYGNGCASKRKPDQVDEILKQETHDDDARWTNFDREEIEVKDRITDELLKSLLAEALQDMVEACERKEGKEAGLVQRQESAM; this is encoded by the exons atgGATGATTTCGATACCGCAACGTACTCCATCGAATCGGAACCAGACCGAAAGCAAATATCGCTCGACGATGTTATCCTGCCAACAGTACGACGCAGTGCAATACAGATCGTTTCGCTGTCGCCACGCCGGCAAGCAAAGCGCACAGGACCTCTGACGACTGCCGGTGCCGACAATAGCACCATGCAAGTAACGAAGCTGGTACTGAAGACGCCGCCCGGTAGCCCGAAACGCCAACCGAAACCACCCGGCGTTATAATCAAATCGATACAAACACTTGCCGGACCGGGTCTAACTGGATCGAGCAGTGTGCTAACAGAAAAGCGAAACCTGCCAGCCACGGCGGCATCCGATGAAACGGTGGCCTCGTATCGAATAACACCCATCCTTTCTCCGCAGAACAAAGATACCAGAAAAGAATTCGAAGTACGGCGAACGGAGCGAGAGCGTGCAACAAATGACTTTCAAGATTTTCTCCGTGAGAGCtttaaggaaaacaaaactcctccttctacaccaccacctcctccatCTTCCGCGATTGAAGTCACGCGTATCGTCGAGAAAGGATCGTCCGAAGCAGACAGTACGTCTGCAAGCTTAATTCCGCACAAAAGTGCTGGCAGGTCTGGTAGTCAGCGAGTGGAACGATTGCACCCAGCTAGAGAAGAACAGAAAGCAGACGGTGAAACTCAGTGTGCTGCGCAGGCAGCTCAATTCGTTCCGGCGACGCAGCAACCGGTAGCAGCACGGCGTTCGTTGCTAATGGAAACGCCGAAACAAGCAGATATTGTACAACCGGCCATCGAACTGATTACAGCTGAAAGTATTAACCAACCTCCAGGCGAGCTAAGCGTTACCAGTATTAAAATGCCACCTCCACCTCAAATCGCAAATCAAGAATCTCACGTGACTGTCGAAACAGCGAAAAGTGCGCAGCCAGCAGCTCAAGTGCGCCCCAAGCCACCATATAAACCCACCTCCAGCACTATAACCAAGAGTGCTGCCGTAGTGGAGGAtgcgaagaagaaagagaaatcTTACGATCCGGCAAAAGCTCGCGAATTTATGAGAGAGCAGCAGGCGAAGCGCCGGAtggagaagaaggaaaatcctGTCGGGGTGAGCGGTAGTTCCAAAGGCGGCACCGCAGAAAAGGATCTCATTAAGCAACGGCTGGAAACGCTTCGCCAAAGTTCCCAGAAGCTGGTGTCGAAAAACTTGCAGAAGGCTCGCAAACGTTCGGTGTCCTGTGCGCCGAAGGAAGTGGCAAATTTGAACAAGCGGCCCCCAACCGGCAAGGACAAAGATCCGGCTTCGGTGCCATGCAATGATCGTAGGTCATCCATTCGACCAACGATGGGACTACGCAAATTTGCCTCAACACCGTCGCTTCGATTGATAAAGAAGGACAAAGATCCACAAGATTTTAAGCCAGCTGTGGTACTTAAACCTAAAGACCCGTCACCCGACATTCCACCGAAACCACTGTCAGCCGGTAGTCGGGGAAGCGATCTACGGTTGGGTAAAGAAAGTTCTTCCGGTCGATCCACCAATCCATCCACAGCTAGCACGATAAGTAAATCGAGCATTAAAATTGGCATATTGCGCAAACCAGACCATTTGACTTTGGAAGATATTGTACCACAGAGTCCACTGAAGGTTTCGCAAGCGATTTCGTTGCCTACCAAACCGAAAGTGAACGCACAGCTCATAGAGATCAATGCCGAAGACGACAGCTCGGAGCCGAAAACGGCCGCCGAGAAGGAATTGAAGCTACAAGTGCCTGCTGTGATGCTTGTTCCGGCAAATGCTTGTGCGCTGCCTGTAAAACAACTAAAGCAACCAGAGGGTAGCGTTACGTCCAACAAGGTCGAGGAAATACCAGCTCGGGAGGTGCCTCAATCGCAGCCGGTAAAGAGCATTCCTTCATGGTTGAAGCAATCTCTGAGGCAGCCAGATCCCTATCCTTTCATATTGGCAGTGCGCAAAAAGCTTGAAGCCGTTCAGAGCGTCCGGGACGAGCGGGACAAACCCACCGCCTGTAAAGAGCTGGAGCAAAAGCAAGTGGAACAGAAAATGCCCAGCACACGATACAGTTCCTACATGAACGAAATCGAAAGTGTGCCCTTCATTAGAAAAGGGTTCGCCACTGCCGGCCAGCGTACTGAGGAAAGTGCTTTAAACAAACGACCGTTTGGCAATGTCCAAGAGGAAGCGTCATCAATTGTTACGAAGATATCGCCGTGCTCTTCGCCAAACACTACGTCCGACATTAGTTCGATCAAATCCGACTTAGCTCTACCACTGCCACCGCTGCTCAGTAGTACGAAAATTGAGATACCAGCTGGGCCACATGATTCGGCTGCCACTAGCGGGCCCATCAGTCCGCTGTCAGTGGAAAGAATTTCTCAAATGAAAATCGCTACACCGGGCAACACTACTGCCAGATCGCCACATCACGACAGAAAAGTCCTTGAGAAGACTAGAGCATCAAGTCCATCCCGTCCTCATGCTGCCGTTCACAATACATCCAACATTTCCCACCTGGATCGATCACAGAAAGAGCTGGAATATCAGCGGCTACTAGAGTCGTTTAATCGAAGCCTAACGCACGTGATCGAAGTCAATCAACAGCTCTACTCGGCATTGAAGAATGTACCGACTACGGCAGCGATGCCACTGTTTCCGCaggacgtcctgcgactgcgTGACGAAATGACACAAACATCGCTTCCGATGCCACGCGCGTCAACGGCCACAGGGTCAGAAACAGTTGACTCAGATCAGCAAGGAGGGAAAGCTTCGGATGCGATCACAACCACAGCCTCCAACTACAGCGATGACTTTGAACATCAAAGTCAAACGGAAGCACCACCCCCACCTACAACACCTCACGAAACAGTAGCGTCCCCATCAACGACAGCGTCATCCTCGGCCACTTCATCATCCTCTTCCTCTGCCAACAGCAGCGCGAGAAGTGATACAGGCGAAAGTACCGCCAAAAGCTCTTCACAATCATCTTCTACTTCATCGTCCTTCGATCGTAACGAGCCGGTGGTCGCATCACCTCGCGAGCACGTCCCAAGCCGGCCAGAAACGAATGCCACCGACGACGAACGCAAGGCAACCAGCAACACCACAACGGCGCACTCGAGTGATTTCGATTCTCGATCGTTCAGCCTGTCGGACAGTCACAACAACACGACCAACAATCATCCACCGATGCCGGAAGAATATTTGCCCTCGTTTGAGGAGAGTTTGCGTAGAAAGCGGTATTCGTCGGACAGAGAGCAACGTACAGAAATGGAGGAAAATCACGAGGAACAGAAAAGGGCAAATAAGCAAATTTCACGGGAAAGTAGCATCGATGAAGAGATTCAGCCCAGCCAGGATGAGGAGAGGTCGTACAGCTTTAAACATTCGGAAAACGCCAACGATTCGAAGGTGAATTCTTTCCTCCCACTGGTGGCAAGTTCTTCGGAGGATAGCGTTACGAAGAGCAATCAGCGGACACAACAACCCAACAAGGATTCGCTTCTTTACGTAGAGAATCCCGACGCAACCATCAACAGCGAGCTGCTCACTGCCATGTTCAACAGAACTGACCTGGAAGTATCCATCCTATCTACCACCGTATCGGAAACGAACCTTAGCTATTCTTCTATCGGAATG taCGATCAACTCATTCAAAACGAACGCAGCAAAGAGGAGCATCTCGTGTCGCGCGTGCAATCGAAGCAAAAGGCGCTGCTTAATCGGGCCAAGGGTCAACTCGCTTGGTTGGAGCTTCAGAAGCAACGCTACCGAGAGAAGGGCTTGACCGATCAAGTGACGGCTGTTAAAAAGAAGCAACGTGCAATACTGTTGCGGCTGCAAAAGGATCGAGCAGAGTTAAATAG GGCTTTAAAATCGTCCACGGAATCCTCGCGCACCATGACGGCTAACGATCCAGTGCTGACGTCGAAAATGGTGGACAGTAAGCTTAACTCGTACTGCTCCTCGCCGGTAGCGAACAATTCCGGCTCGCTTACATTGCGCAAATCATCCAGCAGCCTGCGCATTGCGCGTCATCAACATTCCCGTACGCCGGAAGGTGCCGAGCGTGGAATACCGGGTACGACGACCACTACtacgaccaccaccagcaactcCATACAGATAGCTATTCGGGGCCGAGAGCTGGAGCCGAACGACCGTTTGGAAGA CATTTTAACGCGCAGAGAAGAAGAATTGCGCAAACGCAAAGAGCACGTACAACATTTGCTCGAGTGGCATCGGAAGCTAGAGCGCGAGGAGGAAGAACTAATGGCGGTGGAGGATCGATTGTTGGCTTACAATAGTCGCAAACTGGAAACAGCAAACGCGCCACGACGTCATGAGATAACGATAGAGCAACGAGTGCAAAGAATTGAGAAGAGTTTGAAAACGTTGCAAAGCATTCCCTCCACTGTCGCTCGCAGAGATCAAGAGCAGGCGCAGGGACGCGATTCCGATATCGGCGATAAAGAACCACCGGAGTCAGCCGAGGAAATCGTGTTGACCGGAGGAAGTAAGCTTAACAAGTTCTGGTACCGGCTGACCGGTATCGAGGAGCAGCGGTACGAACCGGAACGCAATTATCCAATAACGCGCCATCACATGGAAGCGCTGTTTGAAGATGCGAAGAGGTGTGTGCTAGAACGGTTCCAACGCAACGAGGGTCAGCTGAAGGAAGCGTTGTTAGATCAGTCCATTAAGATCGTGCGTCGCAAGGGCGCTAGCGATACGGATGCCAATACGACGGGAAGTGTGGAAGATCAGGAGAAGTCATTGCAAAGCACGGCCGTATGCGAAGAAACGGTTCGCACTGTAGAGGAGCAAAAGGAATCGCAACACGATGACGCGACGGTTGCGGGGAATGAAACGACGTACACGGAACGGACGGGCGAtgatttggtggtggtggtccgtcAAGAGGAACCCGATGCGATGGATGGTGGTGAGCTGCCTCCGATGGTGGAGGACGCAAAATGTTTGCTCTCTTCGACTGTTAACGGATGGTCACCGGGTAGCAGACGAAGCATTGAATCGGTAGAGTTCCACACGCTAGAAGAAACGTCCACGCCGTATCAATCTGCCCTACGAAACGACGAGCAGGAAGTCACGGTAGAAGAGGAACCAGTTAAAAGCGAGAGCTACTCCACAACGTTCGAGCAACAGTCCGTTGGTGGCGTAGAGGCAGGAGATGAAAGTCAGCTGTTGATCGAGGACATGTCACTGCCACCGATGCTACTCAACAATACATCGCTCAAGCTCGAAAGCGACGAAGATTCCACCTCAAGCAGTAGCTGTGAAAGCAGTGCCACTGTGGAACTGTCAGCACCGCTGGCGACCGCAGAGGAGCAAGTGCAGGAGGAATTGCCCAACGGGGAAGGAGACGATTTGGGTACGATTAGCAGCGATACCAGCATTTCTATTGCACAGTCCTTGGAAGAGGCAAGCGAAGGTAGTTCGCACGGGTCGACTCCCACTACGGTTACCCCTACAATTGTAGCAGAAAGCATCGAAAGCAAAGATGTTGCTGCTACGGATGAACAACATCCTCCAGCAGACGAAGCAGAAGACGGTGGCGTTGAATCAGTCTCACCCAAGCAAAACTCCTCGAATGTACCTTCGGAGGTAGCATCTGATAATTCTTACGAAGAAGATATATTTCACACGAAATCCTCCAGTGTTTCTGGCTCGGCACAGGCCACAACATCCGAGCTGGCAAAGCGGCTTGCAACACTTCACGACGAGCTGGAGGAGTTGAGTGAAACTTTCGAAAGAACTCCGCTGATGAAGTCGcccgtaacagcagcagcatcggttgCATCCAAGTCTGACCACTTTGAGGATCAAAACAGTTCGGAAGAAACAATCACATTTGACTACGAGGACGATCGAGCGGAAAGTCCTTCTCCTTCGGGTGATCCTTCAAAAGACGACGATGATAAAGCGTCCATCGATGCGACGGTGAGCCAAAATGCTGCCAAAATCGAAGTGAAGCTACGATCAAAGGTGTTGAGCAGCAGCGGTGATACGGTGGCGATCGTTGCTGGTTCCGGTTCCGTGTACGGTCGTGACTATCCGGCTCCCTTGCAGCAACTGTACCACCATCATCAAACGGAACCTCCAGTGTCGTCCAGCTCATCACCAAACATCGGCGTCCGAATGCCAGATATTATCAACGAAGCAGAGGTCCTGCGGCGTCAACAGCTACAGATCGAGCAGGAGATCAAGGAGCTCGAACAGCAGGTCGGCTTTTTCCGGGAAATCCCCAACAAACCGCCACCACCGTACATCCCTCCTGCGAACGGCAGCCCGCTGGCGCTACTCTTCCCATCCGAACCGCGAATCGACGAGCTGATCGATGGACGCGTCGAGGAGCTGCATCGCGATCGTATCGCGCCGGAAAATCTACGCTCCGACCATGTGACGAACGTGTACGAAAAGCTCATTCTCGACATGTGCAAGGAGCTGTACCGTGATCTACGGCCAGCCGAACCGACCGTTTCCTTTCGTACGATACCGCACGACAAACGGCCGCTCGTGTTTCACAATCCGCCGGATGCGTTGCGTTGCATGAAGGACTATCTTCGCGGGAAAATACGACGCGTGTTGAACGACGCTCAGCTAGcccttcagcagcagcagcatcaacatcaacagcaTCAACTGCTCCTACATcatcagctgcagcagcaacaacagcaacaaacccaTCCGTCCCACCCACAGctgcaccatcaccatctgCTGCACCACGGCCACTGCACAGCCACGATGCCCTTCCTGTACGGCAACGGTTGTGCGAGCAAGCGCAAACCGGaccaggtggacgagatcctGAAGCAGGAAACGCACGATGACGATGCGCGCTGGACCAACTTTGATCGGGAAGAGATCGAGGTGAAGGATCGCATTACGGACGAGCTGCTGAAGTCGCTGCTCGCCGAAGCGTTGCAGGATATGGTTGAAGCGTGCGAACGGAAGGAGGGCAAGGAAGCAGGTTTGGTCCAGCGACAGGAAAGTGCCATGTAG
- the LOC118514589 gene encoding putative SERF-like protein, protein MTRGNQRELARAKNQKKNAGQPKQRDDGLTHEQRKQRDADIMRQKQMKKEQVAQQPIKS, encoded by the exons atgacCC GTGGCAATCAGCGTGAACTGGCCCGTGCAAAGAACCAGAAAAAGAATGCCGGCCAACCGAAGCAACGGGACGACGGACTTACTCACGAGCAGAGGAAGCAGCG cgATGCTGACATCATGCGACAAAAGCAGATGAAGAAGGAGCAGGTGGCGCAGCAACCGATCAAGAGTTAA